The window TGGAGGGACTCGAGGCGGTGCAGCATTACCTCCTCGACGGGATACAGGAGGTTTACCGCTCGCAGGGCGTTTCGATAAACGACAAGCACATCGAGACGATTCTGCGCAAGGTCGCTCCGGTCAACCGAGTGCGCGTCGTCAAAGAGGGCGACAGCCCGTTCGTATCCGGCGAGCTCGTCTGGAAGGAAGACCTCGAGAAGAACGTGCAAGAAATTCGCGGCGAAAACGCAGCCTCCCTCGGAGTGTCGCTAGCGTTTCTCGGCGACTACGAAGTCACCGACGTGGCCGGCGAGGGCATTGCGCCCGGCGCGGCAGGGGGCGAAAGGGAGATACCCTATTCGAACGACGAGGTCGCATCCTTCCTTCAGGCCGGGAGTATGGCCACGGAGCTCACCGCGAAGAACAAATCGGGCTCTGTGCGTGTGTTTATCGGCGACGCGAACTTCAAGCGTTCGATAGAGGGCTTCGAACTCGTCGAAGATTTCACGCCGGCGAAGAGAGGCGACTCAGAAGGAAAAGCGGATGCCGCACCGCTCGTTAAGGCGGGCACGAGGCTTACTTCAGCGGAGCTTTCGGCGATAGCTTCCTGCGCGCCGCAGCCGATATGCGTCTTCGATATGAACACTCTCATCAGCTGCAAGAACAGAGCGTGGTTTGCAAACGCGGTCGAAGCGGACGGAAGCGTAATAATCGACGCGGACGCGCCGCTCGACGACAAGGCCGTCTCGCTTCTTAAGGGGCACGGCGTAGCGCAGATAAAGCTCTGGAAGAATCCCGACGTCCTCGACGTTACAGAGGGCGTGCGCCAGGTGCTGCTGCAGCACTTCTTCGGCAAGACGATCAAGCAGGCCGTCAACGCCGATGGAGAAGTCATGGAAAGCATTCCAAAATTCATCGACGCGTCCGTGATGAACGGCATAGTCGACGAAAGCATTTCGGGAGTGGAATGTGACGGAGACAAGATCATAACGAAGGAAAGCCTCATCAGGCTCCTGCTGCAGGAAAAGGCTCTCGGTAAGATTCTTCTCTCGCCGGTCGCTGATGCGAAAGGAGAGGCCGCCGTCACGGCTCCGCGGGAAATCACTAACGACGTTATAGAAAAGATTGCGGCCGCGTCGCCCGAGAGCGTTACGATGCGTTCCAAGTCGGCGGCTTCTGAATATAGAAAGCTCTTGCAGCGGGTCACGTTCGTTCGGCGCCTGCTTGAGGAGCCGCAGTGGCGCCCCGTCGTCCACGGCGTAACTAAAGCCGCGCTCGCTACGGACAGCTTCCTGTCGGCGGCATCGTTCCAGCAGACCGCCCAGGTGCTTGCGGCGGCCGCGGTGCGCGGAGACGTCGACACGTTGGCCGGGCTTAAGGAGAACGTCATAATCGGGCTTCTCATCCCTGCCGGCACGGGCATCGAACGCCACCGCAAGGTCGAGATAACGGAAGAAAACGAAAACGCCGTCGGCGAAGAAGAAATTCCGGAGCCCTCGTTCGACAAATAAAAATTCAGCCGAAAAAAACTACAGCGGAGGGCGCGCTGTTTATTGACAGCGTCGCCCTCCGCTGTTATTATATTTCGGTGCGACTATGCACGGGAGGTGTTCGTGTGCCTTTAAACGAGTTGGCGCAAAGTACGCGCTGCGCGGGAGCGAACAGCGTGCTGAGGAAGATCGCAAGAGGCGAAGCGGTAAAAATTTTTCTCGCGGCGGATACAGACGCCAAACTGAAAGATAAAATAAACCTCGCGGCGAGAGAGAGTAATATCCCCGTGGAAATCGCGGAGGATTCACAACAACTGGGAAGAGCGTGCGCCGTGCCGAGGAAAACGGCCGTCGCTGCGATTCTTAAATGGTAACCAAACTTTTAACAGGGAAGGAGGAAGTTATTTGCCAACAATTAGCCAGCTTATCCGTAACGGCAGGGAGGAAAAAAGGCATCGTTCGAGCGCCCCTGCTCTTCAGGAAAACCCGCAGCGTCGCGGCGTATGCACCCGCGTTTACACTGTGACCCCGAAGAAGCCGAACTCTGCTCTCCGCAAGGTCGCCCGTGTGCGCCTTACAAACGGAATCGAAGTCACAGCTTATATACCGGGAGTCGGACACAACCTTCAGGAACACTCTGTGGTTCTCGTCCGTGGGGGTCGTGTCAAGGACCTTCCCGGCGTTCGCTACCACATTATTCGTGGTACGCTCGACTGCGGCGGAGTTGAGAACCGCCGCCAGAGCCGTTCGCTCTACGGCGCGCGCAGACCGAAATAACTTAATGGGAGGTAGTTTTTATGCCGCGTAAAGGTCATGTGAAAAAACGTGTTACACCGCCCGATTCGGTCTACGCGAACGCCTCAGTTACAAAGTTCATCAACTGCCTTATGCTCGACGGAAAGAAGAGCACGGCTGAGAAGATTTTGTACGGGGCGCTGAATCTGGCAGGAAGCAGGCTCAACATTGAGCCCGCGGAAGTATTTGAAAAAGCGATGGCAAATGTCAGGCCGCTTGTGGAAGTCCGCCCCCGCCGCGTAGGCGGCGCGACCTATCAAGTGCCCGTCGAGGTTAAGCCCGACAGGGCGCAGGCTTTGGCGATTCGCTGGATCATCAGCTATTCGCGTGCCCGCAAAGGCATCCCGATGGTCGAGCGTCTCGCGAGAGAGTTCGGCGACGCCTGCAAGGGCGAAGGCGGTTCTGTCAAGAAGCGCGAAGATACGCACCGCATGGCGGAAGCGAACCGCGCGTTTGCGCATTACCGCTGGTAGCGGAAAGTTTTTTAATTTTGATTTAGTTTGGTGGTGTTGGCGATGCAGGGCATCGACTTGAGTACAGTGCGCAATATAGGAATAGCTGCGCATATAGATGCAGGCAAAACGACGACGACGGAGCGCATCCTCTTCTATACTGGCCGTAAGCACAAGCTGGGGGAGACCCATGAAGGCGCGGCTACTATGGACTGGATGGAGCAGGAGCGCGAACGCGGCATTACCATCACGTCGGCGGCTACGACCTGTTTCTGGGGCGATTGCCTTATAAACATAATTGATACACCCGGACACGTGGACTTCACAGTCGAGGTGGAACGTTCCATGCGCGTGCTTGACGGCGCGGTATCGGTCTTCTGTGCAGTCGGCGGCGTTGAGCCTCAGTCCGAGACGGTCTGGCGTCAGGCCGACAAATACGGTGTACCGAGGATAGCTTTCGTCAACAAAATGGACAGGGTCGGCGCGGATTTTTCCGCCGTCGTAGCGCAGATGAGAAAGCGCCTCGGCGCGAAGGCCGTGCCCATTCAGATACCGATCGGAGTCGAAGACGGATTCAGCGGAATGGTGGATCTCGTCAACCGTAAGGCGATAATTTACGACGACACGCTCGGCACCGAGTTCCATACGGCCGACATACCGCCTCAGCTCGAAGAAGAAGCGGAAATAGCGCGCCTGGAAATGCTAGAGATGCTTGCCGATTACGACGACGAAATGATGGAGCTTTACCTCGAAGGCTCCGAGATTCCCGTCGAGATGATTAAAAGGGTCATCAGAAAGGCGACCATAGGGCTTGACATCGTTCCGGTCCTCTGCGGTTCGGCGTTCAAAAACAAGGGAGTGCAGCCTCTGCTTGACGCCGTCGTGGCTTATCTGCCAAGTCCTCTCGACATGCCTCATATCGTAGCAGTCGACCCGGACGACACCTCTAATGAGATAGAGGTCAAGGCCGCGGCGAACGAGCCTTTCGCTGCTTTGGCTTTCAAGATAATGGTCGACCCGTTCGTCGGCAGGCTTGCTTTTTGCCGCATTTACTCCGGCCATATCGAAAGCGGCATGTCCGTCTATAACCCGAATACGCGCCGCAGCGAGCGCGTCGGGCGCATACTCCGTATGCACGCCAACAAGCGCGAGGAAATGGACGGCGCCCAGGCGGGACTTATAGTAGCTATCCCGGGGCTTAAGCAGGTACGCACGGGCGACACGCTCTGCGACGAGAAGCGTCCCGTGCTTCTTGAAAACCTCACCTTCCCGGAGCCGGTCATATCGCTATCGGTGGAGCCTATGAGCAAAGCCGACCAAATCAAGCTCGCGAAGGGACTCGAAGCGCTCTCCGAAGAAGACCCGACCTTCCGCGTTTCCGTCAACGAAGACACGGGGCAGACGCTTATCAGCGGTATGGGAGAGCTTCACCTGGAAATCATCGTCGACCGTCTGCGCCGCGAATTCAGCGTAGAGGTCAAGGTCGGGCGTCCGCAGGTGGCCTACCGCGAGGCGATACGCAAGCCAGCGCGCGCTCAGGGCAAATTTGTCAGGCAGACCGGCGGCAAGGGGCAGTACGGCGACGTAGTGCTGGAGATAGAGCCTCTTGCGGGTGGCAGCGGCTTTGAGTGGGAAGACAGAATCGTCGGCGGAGCTGTCCCGAAGGAATACATCCCGGCCGCCCAGAAGGGCGTCGAGGATGCTCTCAACAACGGCGTGCTCGGCGGTTATCCTGTGATCGGCATAAAGGTCGCCATAGTCGACGGAAGCTATCATGAGGTCGACAGCTCCGAAATGGCGTTCCGCATAGCCGGTTCGATGGCCGTAAAAGAGGCCCTTAAAAAGGCTGACCCGGTCCTTATGGAGCCTGTAATGAGCGTTGAGGTCGTAGTTCCCGAAGAGTACATGGGCGACGTGATAGGAGACCTTTCATCGCGTCGCGGTAGGGTGGCCGAGATGGGTATGCGCGCGAACGCAAGAATCGTCAAGGCATTCGTGCCGCTTGCGTCTATGTTCGGGTACGCGACGGATCTCAGAAGCAAAACGTCGGGGCGTGCTTCATACACAATGAGCTTCGACCACTACGAGGAAGTTCCCCGCAGCGTGGCCGAAGAACTGCTTAAGGGTTAATAAAGTATTTACCTCAGGGAGGTTGGAGAAAAATGGCAAAAGAGAAATACGTACGCAGCAAGCCGCATCTAAACATAGGTACGATAGGTCACATAGACCACGGCAAGACGACGTTGACGGCGGCCATCACGAAGACGCTGGCCCGTCATGGAGGGGCGGACTTCACGCCGTTCGAAATGATAGACAAGGCGCCCGAAGAGAGAGAGCGCGGCATAACGATCAACATCTCCCACGTCGAATACGAGACGGATACGCGCCAC of the Synergistes jonesii genome contains:
- a CDS encoding ribosomal L7Ae/L30e/S12e/Gadd45 family protein, with amino-acid sequence MPLNELAQSTRCAGANSVLRKIARGEAVKIFLAADTDAKLKDKINLAARESNIPVEIAEDSQQLGRACAVPRKTAVAAILKW
- the rpsL gene encoding 30S ribosomal protein S12; the protein is MPTISQLIRNGREEKRHRSSAPALQENPQRRGVCTRVYTVTPKKPNSALRKVARVRLTNGIEVTAYIPGVGHNLQEHSVVLVRGGRVKDLPGVRYHIIRGTLDCGGVENRRQSRSLYGARRPK
- the rpsG gene encoding 30S ribosomal protein S7; the encoded protein is MPRKGHVKKRVTPPDSVYANASVTKFINCLMLDGKKSTAEKILYGALNLAGSRLNIEPAEVFEKAMANVRPLVEVRPRRVGGATYQVPVEVKPDRAQALAIRWIISYSRARKGIPMVERLAREFGDACKGEGGSVKKREDTHRMAEANRAFAHYRW
- the fusA gene encoding elongation factor G; the encoded protein is MQGIDLSTVRNIGIAAHIDAGKTTTTERILFYTGRKHKLGETHEGAATMDWMEQERERGITITSAATTCFWGDCLINIIDTPGHVDFTVEVERSMRVLDGAVSVFCAVGGVEPQSETVWRQADKYGVPRIAFVNKMDRVGADFSAVVAQMRKRLGAKAVPIQIPIGVEDGFSGMVDLVNRKAIIYDDTLGTEFHTADIPPQLEEEAEIARLEMLEMLADYDDEMMELYLEGSEIPVEMIKRVIRKATIGLDIVPVLCGSAFKNKGVQPLLDAVVAYLPSPLDMPHIVAVDPDDTSNEIEVKAAANEPFAALAFKIMVDPFVGRLAFCRIYSGHIESGMSVYNPNTRRSERVGRILRMHANKREEMDGAQAGLIVAIPGLKQVRTGDTLCDEKRPVLLENLTFPEPVISLSVEPMSKADQIKLAKGLEALSEEDPTFRVSVNEDTGQTLISGMGELHLEIIVDRLRREFSVEVKVGRPQVAYREAIRKPARAQGKFVRQTGGKGQYGDVVLEIEPLAGGSGFEWEDRIVGGAVPKEYIPAAQKGVEDALNNGVLGGYPVIGIKVAIVDGSYHEVDSSEMAFRIAGSMAVKEALKKADPVLMEPVMSVEVVVPEEYMGDVIGDLSSRRGRVAEMGMRANARIVKAFVPLASMFGYATDLRSKTSGRASYTMSFDHYEEVPRSVAEELLKG